The following proteins come from a genomic window of Salvia hispanica cultivar TCC Black 2014 chromosome 4, UniMelb_Shisp_WGS_1.0, whole genome shotgun sequence:
- the LOC125220162 gene encoding probable jasmonic acid carboxyl methyltransferase 2 has translation MGEVSILHMNKGEGEASYAKNSTCQMQIISHGKTEMEKAVFRAIENSLPKSMGIADLGCSSGPNTLMAVSEIIDNVRKTCREIGLPMPELRVVLNDLPGNDFNCVFMSLPEFCASLSKNKGVGSDRCFISAMAGSFYGRLFPKNSLHFVHSSSSLHWLSQVPSGLERSGKHLNKGKIYISKTSPEFVVKAYLRQFKRDMLAFLRSRAVEVVAGGTMVLSFMGRTSPDASAEVGSHQWELLAHALMAMAQEGVVEEEKIDSLDAPYYAPSAEEMRNVIEEEGSFVVNQITTLEIGWDGGLVLDNINNNIDLDEIDESSKALKVTKIIRAAVEPMMESHFGAQVMDDLFTRYHGLLRDYFSKTIAKHINLVVSLTRKF, from the exons ATGGGAGAAGTGTCAATTCTTCACATGAAcaaaggagaaggagaagctAGCTACGCCAAAAACAGCACCTGCCAA atgcaaataatatcacacgGCAAGACAGAGATGGAGAAGGCAGTGTTCAGAGCGATCGAAAACAGTCTCCCGAAGAGCATGGGGATAGCCGATCTCGGCTGCTCCTCGGGGCCCAACACTTTGATGGCGGTTTCCGAGATAATCGACAATGTCCGCAAAACTTGTCGCGAGATCGGACTCCCGATGCCAGAGCTGAGGGTGGTGCTGAACGATCTCCCAGGCAACGACTTCAACTGCGTGTTCATGTCGTTGCCCGAGTTCTGCGCCAGCCTCAGCAAGAACAAGGGCGTCGGTTCCGACCGCTGCTTCATATCCGCCATGGCCGGCTCCTTCTACGGCAGactttttcccaaaaattctttgcattttgttcACTCCTCATCCAGCCTTCATTGGCTCTCTCAG GTACCATCGGGTCTGGAAAGGTCGGGAAAGCATCTCAACAAAGGAAAGATTTACATATCCAAAACGAGCCCGGAATTTGTGGTGAAAGCATACCTACGGCAGTTTAAGAGAGACATGTTAGCATTTTTGAGGTCGCGGGCGGTGGAGGTGGTGGCCGGAGGGACGATGGTGCTGTCATTTATGGGCCGCACATCGCCGGATGCCTCGGCAGAAGTGGGCAGCCATCAGTGGGAGCTTCTGGCCCATGCATTAATGGCCATGGCCCAAGAG GGTGTTGTGGAAGAAGAGAAAATCGACTCGTTGGATGCTCCATATTATGCACCATCGGCTGAGGAAATGAGAAATGTGATAGAAGAAGAAGGTTCGTTTGTGGTGAATCAGATCACAACTTTGGAGATTGGTTGGGATGGAGGTTTGGTGTTGGACAATATTAACAACAATATTGATTTggatgaaattgatgaatcCTCAAAGGCCCTAAAAGTTACCAAGATTATTAGGGCAGCGGTGGAGCCAATGATGGAGTCCCATTTTGGGGCACAAGTTATGGATGATTTGTTTACTAGATATCATGGTCTTCTCCGAGATTATTTCTCCAAAACCATAGCTAAACACATTAATCTTGTGGTTTCTCTCACAAGAAAGTTTTAG